The Terriglobales bacterium genome segment CCAGCGCATCCAGTTCACCTCCGACATGCTGCCGAGCGACGTGGTGGGCATCTCCATCTACTCGGCGATGGAGCAGAAGTTCGAGTTCAAGCCGGGCCCGGTGTTCGCCAACGTGGTGCTGGCCGACGAGATCAACCGCACCACGCCCAAGACGCAGTCGGCGCTGCTGGAGGCGATGAACGAAGGCCAGGTCACGGTGGACGCGCACTCCTATCCGCTGCCGCAGCCGTTCCTGGTGATCGCCACGCAGAACCCGGTGGAGCACCACGGGACGTATCCGCTGCCGGAGTCGCAGATGGACCGCTTCCTCATCCGCGCGCACATGGGATATCCCGAGGCGGGGAGCGAGCGCGAGATCCTGCGCGCGGAAGCGGGCGCGGCGCAGCTCGAAGCGATGCGGCCGGTGCTGACCGCCGCCGAGGTCACCGCGATGCAGCAGGAAGTGACGCGCGTGCGGGTGGACGACTCGCTGGTGGACTACACGCTCGAGATCGTGAAGCGCACGCGCAACTCGGAGTACCTGTCGCTGGGCGTCTCGCCGCGCGGGTCGCTCATGCTGTACCGCGCGGCGCAGGCGCTGGCGTTCGTCGAGGGCCGCAACTTCGCCACGCCCGACGACTTCAAACACCTGGCGGCGGCGGTGTTCTCGCATCGCGTGGTGCCGAACGCGCGCTATTCCACCACGCTCAAGAAGAGCGAGCAGGCCGACCAGATCGTGCGCGAGATCGTGGCCGGCGTGCCCGTGCCGGTCTAGCTACTGCTTCTTCCCTCTCCTCTTCATCATGGGCTTGAGAGCCTGCTCGGCGGAGATCTCCTGGCCGGCGTCATCCACGTAGTGGATGTCGAACGGCCCGTCCCCCGCCAGGAAGAACGCGCACGCCGTCTTGCACACGAAGCTGTGCTGATTCTTCGATGGCAGGTGAATGAACGCGCCGGGCGCCAGGGTCTGCGGCTTTTCTCCCGGCATGGTGATGCTCGCGCTGCCACTGTGGAAGCTGAGCTGCTCGGCCGGCGTGTGCCAGTGCCGCGGGATATTGCAGCCGGCCGTGGCCTTGATCATCAGCACGAAGGCGCCCTTCCCCGGGTCGCCGTGCAGGACCGCTGCCTTGGCGCACGTGGGAACGTTGGGGACGTTATCGAACTTCATCTTGGCCGGGCTGACGGCCATGGGCATCGAGCCCATGTCCTGCCCGAACGCGGCAATGGCGAGTAACAGCGTGACCGCAACTGCCAGGGAGAGTCTCATGGCATCCTCCTGCTCGAGATGACGAAATGGCGGGGAAGAATCTTACAACGACTGCCGTGCCATAATCACGGCGTGCCGAATCTCCTGCGGTTCCTGATGATACTGTCGCTGGCCGTCTGGCTGGGGGGCATCGTGTTCTTCGGCGCGGTGATGGCGCCGGCGCTGTTCTCCATTCTGCCGAAGCGCGAGCTGGCCGGCGCGGTGGTGACGCGCACGCTCGGCGGGCTGCACTGGATCGGCATCGTCGCGGCGGTGGTGTTCCTGGCGTGCTCGCTGCTGGCGACGCGGACGATCGCGTGGCGCGACGGCCTGGTGGTCGCGATGCTGGCGCTCACGCTCGTCTCGCAGTTCGGCGTCGCGCGCCGGATGCAAGCGCTGCGCGCCAACATGGTGGAGATCGATGCGGTCGCGCCCAGCGACCCGCGGCGCGTCGAGTTCAACCGGCTGCACCGCATCTCGACCGGATTGGAGCAGGCGGTGCTGCTGCTGGGGCTGGTGGTGCTGTGGACCTTGTCTCGCCAATCTAGTCGTTAACCTTTCCCAGTCTTGTCATTCCGACCGAGCGCGAGCCCGCTCGCGGGTGAGCGCGAGCGGAGGAAGCCCTATAATCCCCGCCGTGTCGTATCGCAGTTTCATAGCGCTTCCTCCGCTCGCGCTCGCTAGAGCTCGCGCTTCGGTCGGAATGACAACTCTTACCTACTCGTAGCGCAGCGCTTCGGCGGGCAGGATGCGCGAGGCCGACCACGACGGGTAGATGGTCGCGACCAGCGAGATGAGCAGCGCGGTCACCGCCACCAGCACGCCGTCGATGGGCCGTGCCGAGGCCGGCACGTAGGCGATCGAATAGACCTCCGGGTTCAGCTTGAAGAACTGGTAGTGGCTGAGCGCCCACGTCCCGAGATAGCCGAGGATGAGCCCGAAGAACGTGCCGATGGTCCCGATGAGAACGCCCTGGCCGATGAAGATGCGGCGGATCTGCGACTTCTTCGCGCCCATGGACATGAGCACGGCGATGTCGCGCGTCTTCTCCATCACCATCATGGTGAGCGAGATGAGGATGTTGAGCGCGGCGACGAAGACGATGAGGCCGATGGCGAGGAACATCACGCGGCGCTCCATCTGCAGCGCCTCGAAGATCTGCTTGTTCTGCTCCATCCAGCTCGACGACATGAAGCCGCGCCCGGCGGCCTGCTCGAGCTGGTGGCCGATCTCATTCGCGCGGTAGATATCGTCGACCTTGAACTCGAGGACGCTGGCGACGTCGCCCAGGCCGAAGAGCTGCTGCGCGTCGCGCAGCCGGATGAACGCCCACGACTTGTCGTAGTCGTAGAAGCCGGAGTGGAAGACGCCGACGACCTTGAAGCGCACGTATTTCGGCACGATGCCGAAGGGCGTGAGCTCGCCCTGGGGCGAGGTGACGAGCACGACCGAGCCAACGGTCGCGCCCAGGTCGTTGGCCATCTCGTGCCCGAGCACGATGGGCGGCAGGTCGGGCGAGGCAGTCTCACCCGGGCCGGGAGTGGCCGGAGGGGGCCCAGGCTCCAGCTTCTCCGCCGAGCCGAGCTTCACGGTGTTGAGCAGCTCGCTGACGCGCTTCTCGTACTGCGGGAGCACGCCCTTGATGACCGCGCCGGTGGCGCGCGCACCGCGCGAGACCAGCACCTGCTCGTAGATGGCGGGCGCCGCCGCCTTCACGCCCGGCTGCTTTTCCAGGCGCTCGAGCAGCGCCGGCCAGTCGCGAATGCCGTCGGACTCGATGCGCATCAGGTTGACGTGGCTGGAAGCGCCGAGCAGGCGGTTCTGCAGGTCCTGGCGGAATCCGTTGTTGATGGCGAGCGCGATGATGAGCGACGCCACACCCGCTGCGACTCCCGCGACCGAGATCCCGGTGATGACGCCAATGACGGCCTGGCGGCGCTTGGCGCGCAGATAGCGGGATGCGACGAATAGTTCGAAGCGCATGCGTGGTCGGCTAACCGACCCTAGGGATTATCGCAGGAACACGCTTCTGGTAGTCACGGTAGGCGTCGCCAAAGCGGGCGACGAGCTCGCGCTCCTCGAGCGCGATCATCACCGGGAACGCGAGCAGCGCCCACGCCAGCAGGAGGTAGTCGGCGAGCAGGCCGCTGCCCACCGTCCAGCCGGTCACCATCAGGAGCGCGGCAAGATAAATGGGATGCCGCATGCGGGCATGCATCCCCTCGGTCACGAGGCGCTGCTCCTGGGCTTGCTCGATCTCCGAGCGGCCCACCAGCTGGCCGCCGGTGAATCGCTTGTCGCGGCGGACGGCGCGGTAGGTGGCCATCGCGCCCAGGACGAGCAGCGCGCCGGCGATGCGCGCCGGCCAGTTGTCGTAGAGCTGCGTGCGGCTGTACGGGAAGGTGAGGAAGCCGAGGAGCAGGTAGGTGAGCAGCCACATCGGCACGATGTAAAGGAACGGCCGGCGGACGCGCCGCCAGCGCGCTGCGAACGGATGCACCATGAACCAGTACGCCGGGATGACGGCGTAGGCCATCGGG includes the following:
- a CDS encoding isoprenylcysteine carboxylmethyltransferase family protein, whose product is MLRAILLTVAWVIPMAYAVIPAYWFMVHPFAARWRRVRRPFLYIVPMWLLTYLLLGFLTFPYSRTQLYDNWPARIAGALLVLGAMATYRAVRRDKRFTGGQLVGRSEIEQAQEQRLVTEGMHARMRHPIYLAALLMVTGWTVGSGLLADYLLLAWALLAFPVMIALEERELVARFGDAYRDYQKRVPAIIPRVG
- a CDS encoding DUF4149 domain-containing protein; the protein is MPNLLRFLMILSLAVWLGGIVFFGAVMAPALFSILPKRELAGAVVTRTLGGLHWIGIVAAVVFLACSLLATRTIAWRDGLVVAMLALTLVSQFGVARRMQALRANMVEIDAVAPSDPRRVEFNRLHRISTGLEQAVLLLGLVVLWTLSRQSSR
- a CDS encoding lipoprotein-releasing ABC transporter permease subunit; translation: MRFELFVASRYLRAKRRQAVIGVITGISVAGVAAGVASLIIALAINNGFRQDLQNRLLGASSHVNLMRIESDGIRDWPALLERLEKQPGVKAAAPAIYEQVLVSRGARATGAVIKGVLPQYEKRVSELLNTVKLGSAEKLEPGPPPATPGPGETASPDLPPIVLGHEMANDLGATVGSVVLVTSPQGELTPFGIVPKYVRFKVVGVFHSGFYDYDKSWAFIRLRDAQQLFGLGDVASVLEFKVDDIYRANEIGHQLEQAAGRGFMSSSWMEQNKQIFEALQMERRVMFLAIGLIVFVAALNILISLTMMVMEKTRDIAVLMSMGAKKSQIRRIFIGQGVLIGTIGTFFGLILGYLGTWALSHYQFFKLNPEVYSIAYVPASARPIDGVLVAVTALLISLVATIYPSWSASRILPAEALRYE
- a CDS encoding MoxR family ATPase; the encoded protein is MNPQAAIGSETLSKGAVALEGALKRVIRGKDEVVRLAVVCALARGHLLIEGVPGVGKTTLAQSLARAVDCSFQRIQFTSDMLPSDVVGISIYSAMEQKFEFKPGPVFANVVLADEINRTTPKTQSALLEAMNEGQVTVDAHSYPLPQPFLVIATQNPVEHHGTYPLPESQMDRFLIRAHMGYPEAGSEREILRAEAGAAQLEAMRPVLTAAEVTAMQQEVTRVRVDDSLVDYTLEIVKRTRNSEYLSLGVSPRGSLMLYRAAQALAFVEGRNFATPDDFKHLAAAVFSHRVVPNARYSTTLKKSEQADQIVREIVAGVPVPV